In the genome of Chryseobacterium arthrosphaerae, one region contains:
- the tnpA gene encoding IS200/IS605 family transposase, whose amino-acid sequence MANTYTQIYIQIVFAVKGRQNLISKENREELHRFITGIVSNRNQKLFAVFAMPDHVHILVSMNPALSVSDLVRDIKAGSSKFINEKGWINGKFNWQEGYGAFSYSKSSVDSVVKYILDQEEHHKKKTFREEYLDFMSKFEIEYDPRYLFEWIND is encoded by the coding sequence ATGGCAAATACCTACACTCAGATTTATATTCAAATTGTTTTCGCTGTAAAAGGAAGACAAAATCTGATTTCAAAAGAAAACAGAGAAGAATTACATCGGTTTATTACAGGTATTGTTTCCAATAGAAACCAAAAATTATTCGCAGTTTTTGCAATGCCGGACCATGTCCATATTCTTGTAAGTATGAATCCTGCACTTTCGGTTTCAGATTTAGTAAGAGATATTAAAGCGGGTTCTTCAAAATTCATCAATGAAAAAGGATGGATCAATGGAAAATTCAATTGGCAGGAAGGGTATGGAGCTTTTTCTTATTCTAAAAGCAGTGTTGATTCTGTTGTAAAATATATTTTAGATCAGGAAGAACATCATAAAAAGAAAACTTTTAGAGAAGAATATCTGGATTTTATGTCAAAATTTGAGATAGAATATGATCCCCGATATTTATTTGAATGGATTAATGATTAA
- a CDS encoding 3-hydroxyacyl-CoA dehydrogenase/enoyl-CoA hydratase family protein — MKRRIKHVTVLGSGIMGSGIAAHFANIGVEVSLLDIVPFELTEAEQKKGLTKDDKAVRNRIATENFEKLKKASPALLYSPKFADRIKVGNFDDDLQKIKNTDWIIEVVVERLDIKKSVYEKIEQFRKPGTLISSNTSGIPIHLLTEGRSEDFKKYFAGTHFFNPVRYLPLLEIIPTNDTDPEIIDFYMNYGAKFLGKTTVLAKDTPAFIANRIGVFSMMDLLHNVQKLGLTVSDVDKLTGPVIGRPKSATFRTADVVGLDTLVMVANGVRQSGAEANDFNDVFALPDYIQKMMDNKWLGSKTEQGFYKKVKNAEGKSEIHGLNLDTLEYELQGKSSFPTLELTKAIDKPIDRFKVLIGGKDKAGELYRKSLGALFAYVSHKVPEISDEVYKIDDAMRAGFGWENGPFEIWDAVGVQKGIELAKDAGYEVSDWVKNVETFYKVNDEGQSIYVDKNSGEYNKIPGQDAFIILDNIRKNKTLWSNSGAAIEDLGDGIINFEIRSKMNSLGGEVLDGLNRAIDLAEKEYDGLVVGNQGANFSVGANLAMILMMAIEQDWDDLNMAIAYFQKSMMRVRYSSIPVVVAPHGMTLGGGCEMTMHADRVVAAAETYIGLVETGVGVIPGGGGTKELTLRTSREFHNDDVKNNRLRDAFMNIAMGKVATSAYEAYDMGILEKGKDIVSVSKNRQIAEAKKVAKLLAEQGYTQPIEQKVKVLGKDALGMFYVGTDQMLTGNYISAHDKKIADKLANVMVGGNLSEPTVVTEQYLLNLERETFLQLCGERKTLERIQYMLQNGKPLRN; from the coding sequence ATGAAAAGAAGAATCAAACATGTAACGGTTCTTGGTTCAGGAATTATGGGCAGCGGTATTGCAGCTCACTTCGCTAATATCGGCGTTGAAGTGTCACTTTTAGACATTGTTCCTTTTGAACTGACTGAGGCTGAACAGAAAAAAGGTTTGACCAAAGATGATAAGGCAGTAAGAAACAGAATTGCTACCGAAAACTTTGAAAAACTAAAAAAAGCAAGTCCTGCACTTCTTTATTCTCCGAAATTTGCAGACAGAATCAAAGTTGGAAATTTTGACGATGATTTACAGAAAATAAAAAATACGGACTGGATCATTGAAGTAGTTGTAGAAAGACTTGATATCAAGAAGTCGGTATACGAAAAGATTGAGCAGTTCAGAAAGCCGGGAACTTTAATTTCTTCTAACACATCCGGAATTCCTATTCATCTACTGACAGAAGGGAGAAGTGAAGATTTCAAAAAATATTTTGCCGGGACCCACTTCTTCAACCCGGTAAGATACCTTCCTCTTCTTGAAATTATACCTACCAACGATACAGATCCTGAGATCATAGATTTCTATATGAACTATGGTGCTAAATTCTTAGGAAAAACTACCGTTTTAGCAAAAGATACTCCTGCATTCATTGCCAACAGAATCGGCGTATTCTCTATGATGGACCTTCTTCACAATGTACAGAAGTTAGGTTTAACTGTTTCTGATGTTGATAAACTGACAGGACCTGTCATCGGACGCCCGAAATCTGCAACGTTCAGAACTGCTGACGTTGTAGGTCTTGATACTTTAGTAATGGTAGCCAACGGCGTTCGCCAGAGCGGTGCTGAAGCCAATGATTTCAATGATGTCTTTGCCCTTCCTGACTACATCCAGAAAATGATGGATAATAAATGGTTAGGTTCAAAAACAGAGCAAGGTTTTTATAAAAAAGTAAAAAATGCTGAAGGAAAATCTGAAATCCACGGATTGAACCTTGATACATTAGAATACGAGCTTCAGGGGAAATCTTCATTCCCTACCCTGGAATTAACAAAGGCGATCGACAAACCAATCGACAGGTTTAAAGTACTGATCGGAGGTAAAGATAAAGCCGGTGAGCTATACAGAAAGTCTTTAGGGGCATTATTCGCTTATGTTTCGCATAAAGTTCCTGAAATCTCTGATGAAGTTTACAAAATTGACGATGCCATGAGAGCCGGTTTCGGATGGGAAAACGGACCATTCGAGATCTGGGATGCCGTGGGAGTTCAGAAAGGTATTGAACTGGCTAAAGATGCCGGATATGAAGTTTCCGACTGGGTGAAAAACGTAGAAACTTTCTACAAAGTGAATGATGAAGGACAAAGCATTTACGTTGATAAAAATTCAGGAGAATACAACAAAATCCCTGGTCAGGATGCCTTCATTATCCTGGATAACATCAGAAAAAATAAAACCCTTTGGAGCAATTCAGGGGCTGCCATTGAAGATCTTGGTGACGGTATCATCAATTTCGAGATCCGTTCAAAAATGAACTCTCTTGGAGGCGAAGTTCTTGACGGATTGAACAGAGCAATTGATCTTGCAGAAAAAGAATACGATGGACTGGTAGTAGGAAATCAAGGAGCTAACTTCTCTGTAGGAGCCAACCTTGCCATGATCCTTATGATGGCTATTGAGCAGGACTGGGATGATCTGAATATGGCTATCGCCTACTTCCAGAAATCAATGATGAGAGTACGCTACTCTTCTATTCCTGTAGTAGTTGCTCCTCACGGAATGACTTTGGGAGGCGGTTGCGAAATGACCATGCACGCAGACAGAGTGGTTGCAGCAGCAGAAACTTATATCGGTCTTGTAGAAACAGGTGTTGGGGTAATCCCTGGCGGAGGCGGAACGAAAGAGCTTACTCTGAGAACCTCCAGAGAGTTCCACAATGATGATGTTAAAAACAACAGACTTCGCGATGCCTTCATGAATATCGCTATGGGTAAAGTAGCCACTTCAGCCTATGAAGCGTATGATATGGGAATTCTTGAAAAAGGAAAAGATATTGTTTCCGTAAGCAAAAACAGACAGATTGCAGAAGCTAAAAAAGTAGCCAAACTATTGGCAGAACAGGGATATACCCAACCTATTGAACAGAAAGTAAAAGTTCTTGGTAAAGATGCATTAGGAATGTTTTATGTAGGAACAGACCAGATGTTAACAGGAAACTATATTTCCGCACACGATAAAAAGATTGCAGACAAATTAGCCAACGTAATGGTAGGTGGAAATTTATCTGAACCGACTGTAGTTACCGAGCAATACTTATTGAATCTTGAAAGAGAAACATTCCTTCAGCTTTGCGGTGAAAGAAAAACTTTAGAGAGAATTCAGTATATGTTGCAAAACGGAAAGCCTTTGAGAAACTAA
- a CDS encoding MarR family winged helix-turn-helix transcriptional regulator → MDHNKEKIENVDLILKQTWLAVSKMYTELAQEHDSTAVQALTLLKIDPKEGTRSTNLGPKMAIEPTSLTRIIKLLEDNGYIYKEKTTTDKREVIIKLTDKGLNSRNMSKEVVVNFNKKVMEKIAPEKMETFKEVMAEVMKIANELLNNRK, encoded by the coding sequence ATGGATCATAACAAGGAAAAAATAGAAAACGTAGACTTAATTTTAAAACAGACCTGGTTGGCTGTTTCGAAAATGTACACAGAACTGGCTCAGGAACATGATTCTACAGCAGTACAGGCCCTTACTCTTCTTAAAATTGATCCCAAAGAAGGAACCCGAAGCACGAATCTTGGTCCCAAGATGGCCATAGAGCCTACTTCTTTGACGAGAATCATTAAACTTCTGGAGGACAATGGCTATATCTATAAGGAAAAGACGACCACTGATAAAAGGGAGGTGATCATTAAGCTTACAGATAAAGGGCTTAACTCAAGAAATATGTCTAAAGAAGTTGTGGTCAACTTCAATAAGAAGGTTATGGAGAAAATAGCTCCGGAAAAGATGGAAACATTCAAAGAAGTAATGGCAGAGGTCATGAAAATCGCCAACGAATTATTAAACAACAGGAAATAA
- a CDS encoding ABC transporter ATP-binding protein yields the protein MHLQIRQANIGYNSILISNAHADLKLGDVCLLIGNNGVGKTTLIKSILHQVHLLEGEILINGKNVKHLSVKEIAENIAIVFSKSLVPQHYTVEDLISLGKYIYYPFYFELKKEDREEVSHIIDELELGQYRHTLLKNLSDGNLQKAFIGRAITQNSPVIILDEPTTHLDEKNKVIILKTLRKLAKEQKKLILFSSHDWRLAKEFADKIWYVKNSKLYSGIVEDILLQHDELTNASLFQINESFIPPHISAPQFHKEMLYSLLQKNFSKDLSALNFEFQNGFWVITKDSSVYKCESFEEIINFIVNIY from the coding sequence ATGCATTTACAGATCAGACAAGCCAATATCGGTTACAATTCAATTTTAATTTCCAATGCTCATGCAGATCTTAAATTGGGTGATGTATGTTTATTAATCGGGAATAATGGAGTGGGAAAAACAACGCTGATCAAATCGATTCTCCATCAGGTTCATTTGTTGGAGGGCGAAATATTAATCAATGGAAAAAATGTAAAACATCTTTCTGTAAAGGAAATTGCAGAAAATATTGCCATTGTCTTTTCAAAATCGCTGGTACCGCAGCATTATACGGTTGAAGATCTTATTTCTTTGGGAAAATACATCTACTATCCGTTTTATTTTGAACTTAAAAAGGAAGACCGTGAAGAGGTAAGTCATATCATTGATGAGCTGGAGCTGGGACAATACAGACATACGCTGTTGAAAAATCTTTCGGACGGGAATCTTCAGAAAGCATTTATCGGAAGGGCAATCACCCAGAATTCTCCTGTTATTATCCTGGATGAACCTACTACACACCTCGATGAAAAAAATAAGGTGATCATCCTTAAAACGCTTAGAAAGCTTGCCAAAGAACAAAAAAAACTGATCCTGTTTTCTTCCCATGACTGGCGTCTGGCTAAAGAATTTGCGGATAAAATATGGTATGTAAAAAATTCAAAGCTGTATTCCGGAATTGTTGAGGATATTTTGCTTCAGCATGATGAACTTACGAACGCTTCATTGTTTCAGATCAATGAGAGCTTTATTCCCCCTCATATCTCTGCCCCGCAGTTTCACAAGGAAATGCTGTATTCTTTGCTTCAAAAAAACTTCTCAAAAGACCTTTCTGCCCTTAATTTTGAATTCCAAAACGGTTTTTGGGTAATTACTAAGGATTCCTCAGTATACAAATGTGAATCTTTTGAAGAAATCATTAATTTCATTGTAAACATTTATTAA
- a CDS encoding iron ABC transporter permease encodes MSTRFKILCLFLIIAIILGAVINLNTGFLSLNIQDFFLDSSQSQIAEIRVNRVLVMLLAGISIPTSGFLMQEYFQNPLAGPDILGITSVASLSVAFYIFFSHNILLPEFLQNSFLSLSSIGGSIILMLLLLSMSNKFQDKSYLIIFGFLVSAFAGAIVSLLQFYAENQSLKNYILWSFGANNMVTRNQIYVLFTLVLIGLFFCFKTIKPLIGNSLGTSYAQSLGVNLRQLKFLIIIASTLLSASITAFLGPILFIGIVVPHFCRLIYNPSKLWQQWILNMFLGMLIMLFFSVIAEKTQIPLNVISSVFGIPVILLMLLKQNKV; translated from the coding sequence ATGTCAACAAGATTTAAAATCCTGTGTTTATTTTTAATTATTGCTATCATTCTGGGAGCAGTCATTAATCTAAATACAGGATTTCTTAGTTTAAATATACAGGACTTTTTCCTGGATTCTTCCCAAAGCCAGATCGCTGAAATACGAGTCAACCGTGTTCTGGTTATGCTGCTGGCAGGAATTTCTATTCCCACTTCAGGCTTCCTGATGCAGGAATACTTCCAGAATCCACTTGCAGGACCGGATATCCTCGGCATTACTTCGGTAGCCAGTTTATCGGTAGCTTTTTATATTTTCTTTTCACACAATATTTTGCTGCCTGAATTTCTTCAGAACAGTTTTCTAAGTTTATCATCCATTGGCGGGAGTATTATTCTGATGCTGTTGCTGTTGTCGATGTCTAATAAGTTTCAGGATAAATCCTATCTTATTATTTTCGGATTTCTGGTATCTGCTTTTGCGGGAGCTATTGTTTCACTGCTTCAGTTTTATGCGGAGAATCAAAGCCTTAAAAATTACATTCTATGGTCGTTCGGAGCTAATAATATGGTGACCAGAAACCAGATCTATGTATTATTTACTTTAGTCCTGATTGGATTATTCTTCTGTTTCAAAACGATCAAACCGCTTATTGGAAATTCATTGGGGACTTCCTACGCACAAAGCCTGGGCGTCAACCTGAGACAGCTGAAGTTTCTGATCATTATTGCTTCTACCCTGCTTTCGGCTTCTATTACTGCTTTTTTAGGACCAATCCTGTTTATCGGAATTGTTGTTCCTCATTTCTGCAGACTGATCTATAATCCGTCTAAACTATGGCAGCAATGGATTCTTAATATGTTTCTGGGAATGCTGATCATGCTTTTTTTCTCTGTGATTGCAGAAAAAACACAGATTCCTTTGAATGTGATAAGCTCTGTATTCGGAATTCCTGTGATTTTGCTGATGCTTTTGAAACAGAATAAGGTGTAA
- a CDS encoding TlpA family protein disulfide reductase, with protein MKKIILSTLVITALYSCKKDGQKTEGTATADSLSAAQNSNTGSRPNIPVEVSPEDLSKYLAKNNDTLYITNFFATWCGPCMREIPSFKDKMEQLKDKPVKFTFVNLDERTEWNTSVKDFATENNLGGNIILLDGQKLNQDFFTNNFKQWDGGSIPFTLMRKGDKADEYLGMMTEDVLDSKINSFLK; from the coding sequence ATGAAGAAGATAATTTTATCCACTTTAGTCATTACTGCACTTTACAGCTGTAAAAAAGACGGACAAAAAACTGAAGGTACAGCCACTGCAGACAGTCTTTCAGCAGCGCAAAACTCAAATACCGGAAGCCGTCCAAATATTCCGGTGGAAGTTTCTCCCGAAGACCTGAGTAAATACCTGGCTAAAAATAATGATACACTGTACATAACAAATTTTTTTGCAACCTGGTGCGGACCATGCATGAGAGAAATCCCGAGCTTTAAAGATAAAATGGAGCAATTAAAAGATAAACCGGTGAAATTCACTTTCGTCAACCTTGATGAAAGAACAGAATGGAATACTTCCGTTAAGGATTTCGCAACAGAAAATAACCTGGGCGGAAATATCATTTTACTGGACGGACAAAAGCTAAACCAGGATTTTTTCACGAATAATTTCAAACAATGGGACGGCGGATCTATTCCTTTTACATTGATGAGAAAAGGAGATAAAGCCGATGAATATTTAGGAATGATGACAGAAGACGTATTGGATTCAAAAATTAATTCGTTTTTAAAATAA
- a CDS encoding ferredoxin--NADP reductase, which produces MEQQIYKGKLIRFHRLKIAKKEELTKNTFSLEFDIPENLKENFTFEAGQFVSVKFQSHGEDVINDYSMTSAPYEKKISLGIKVNSPEGATSQLFQNYQAGDELLVSEPNGRFTLVSKPSEFRTIVAFAAGIGITPILSHFKNILHNEHRTRLFLFFGNKSSEDLIYRDQLDSLARTCGDRLQIFYFFSQEKTADQFFYGRLDEKKLNLIINQILHLDDTDEESTIWDAVDEVLICGKGEMIRTLANACYHHGIPKKNIHFELFEEFNDDIYPVEKEFPLIKNIEVEFTMLGKNYTTHLPDNKDKILQQLLLQKFPVPYSCKSGICGSCECALEEGEVELLENEYLTEKEEQQGHILACMSIVKSKKIKLNFDLS; this is translated from the coding sequence ATGGAACAACAAATCTACAAAGGGAAACTTATACGGTTTCATCGGTTAAAAATAGCGAAAAAGGAAGAGCTGACCAAAAATACTTTTTCTCTGGAGTTTGATATTCCTGAGAATTTAAAAGAAAATTTTACATTTGAAGCAGGTCAGTTTGTCAGTGTAAAGTTTCAGTCTCATGGTGAAGATGTTATTAATGACTATTCGATGACTTCTGCACCTTATGAGAAAAAAATATCTTTAGGAATAAAAGTAAATTCTCCTGAGGGAGCAACTTCACAGTTGTTTCAGAATTACCAGGCTGGAGATGAATTGCTGGTAAGTGAGCCTAACGGAAGATTTACGCTCGTTTCCAAGCCCAGTGAGTTCAGAACTATTGTGGCTTTTGCTGCCGGCATCGGAATTACCCCGATCTTAAGCCATTTTAAAAATATCCTTCATAATGAGCACAGAACAAGACTGTTTTTGTTTTTCGGAAATAAAAGCTCAGAAGACCTGATCTATCGTGATCAATTGGACAGTCTTGCCAGAACCTGTGGTGACAGGCTGCAGATCTTTTATTTTTTCTCACAGGAAAAAACAGCGGATCAGTTTTTCTATGGCAGGCTGGATGAAAAAAAACTTAATCTTATTATCAACCAGATCCTGCACCTGGACGATACAGATGAAGAGTCTACCATCTGGGACGCTGTGGATGAAGTGCTGATCTGCGGAAAAGGAGAAATGATCAGGACCCTGGCTAATGCCTGCTATCACCATGGAATTCCGAAAAAAAATATTCATTTTGAACTTTTTGAAGAATTCAATGATGATATTTATCCTGTAGAAAAAGAATTTCCTCTTATTAAAAATATAGAAGTGGAATTTACCATGTTGGGAAAAAATTATACCACCCATCTTCCTGATAATAAAGATAAAATTCTTCAACAGCTTCTGTTACAGAAATTTCCTGTTCCTTATTCCTGCAAATCCGGAATTTGCGGAAGTTGTGAATGTGCTCTGGAAGAAGGAGAAGTGGAACTGCTGGAAAATGAATACCTTACGGAAAAAGAAGAACAGCAGGGGCATATACTTGCCTGCATGTCAATTGTGAAAAGTAAAAAAATAAAGCTTAACTTTGATCTTAGTTGA
- a CDS encoding SanA/YdcF family protein, producing the protein MICFCNVWVFGLTNGRTYTKISKIPPREIALVLGTSPKMRSGLSNPYFTKRMDAAALLYHHGKIKKIIVSGEKSKGYNEPAAMKNYLVYQEGVPGDIIIEDPKGFNTYKSILRCKDVYKKKNVIIVSQGFHNLRALFFARNNDMNALGFDAQDVTKPESFYRNQTREILARVIAVVYFILGISPD; encoded by the coding sequence ATGATATGTTTTTGTAATGTCTGGGTTTTCGGGCTTACAAATGGACGTACCTATACCAAAATATCCAAGATTCCGCCAAGGGAAATTGCACTGGTTCTCGGAACTTCCCCTAAAATGAGATCCGGACTTTCCAATCCTTATTTTACCAAAAGAATGGATGCCGCAGCTCTTCTTTACCATCATGGTAAGATCAAAAAGATCATTGTAAGCGGCGAAAAAAGCAAAGGGTATAACGAACCTGCTGCCATGAAAAACTATCTGGTGTATCAGGAAGGGGTTCCCGGAGATATCATTATAGAAGATCCTAAAGGCTTTAATACCTATAAAAGTATTCTTCGCTGTAAAGATGTCTATAAAAAGAAAAATGTCATTATTGTGTCCCAGGGATTCCATAATCTCCGTGCCCTGTTTTTTGCAAGAAACAATGATATGAATGCCTTGGGGTTTGATGCCCAGGATGTAACCAAACCTGAAAGTTTCTACAGAAACCAGACGAGGGAAATCCTCGCCCGGGTGATTGCTGTAGTATATTTTATTCTGGGTATTTCTCCGGATTAG
- the tamL gene encoding translocation and assembly module lipoprotein TamL, with the protein MSCKHYKNSPQKYYKIISFATFVGLLYACSTTKKVPDGEYLLTKNTFEFEDKKEFFDEELKDYIQQKPNKKQFLFMPLSLALYNMADPKYDTILNEYMTYPREMRNQKLRDSLFVKYNMKSSVGKSLFFDRLLHSWGTPPVILDQGKTEKSAESVKKRLTYRGYWDADVKFKQNLDSSSKKAAVNYFIKHNDPTRIKDYYYNIPDQGIKGYYTYNLNRSLVRSGQVLDQTVLEKEVTRITDLMREFGFYKFNNLNDEVYFVADSLKSRKNIPLTLEIHKDSLDTPYKISTFGNIDVAIVDETGDYPKNTKKDSLRRIRFHTMNNKYKLSSIWRAIIPDSKKVFDQSKLDVTKRNILAMNNFSIVKARDSLRQGGISAPNDSIVDVLYVLKPLPKYELKVGTDVNYSQILNLGISPSVDLTTRNVFGGAENLSTSLSGTFGSIRSTEDISKRALAYEIAAQVSLNFPRLLLPFNYYKFIPKRYTPTSSILLGSSIQTNIGLGRVNFNAGLNYQFNVNDQIYHKLTLFNTQVSLTKNKNAYYDYFVNDGVVKDATFASYFNEYPTYGQEFIAGQHTIDEVSERILNDKAYQAGLDQQGLDLLTTFRGSLINKERQTEDVLISSMIYNFVYSEIGKKDYPNAFYFNGKVELAGNALSLFNKKSNDGGVVSGPQKTIFGIPYAQFVKFDVDARKYFKFNGNQTLVLRQFIGVGVPYGNSRDMPIIKSYFNGGSNDIRAWVAFGGLGPAESQVDERVRTYMTNDVKLTTNIEYRIPFNNMYEGALFTDIGNTWSLRNHEDAHNDQFKFNKFLGQMGIGSGFGLRVNVAYITLRLDFAYKIYDPNKPQGDRWRFKNFQPFKPTLNIAFGYPF; encoded by the coding sequence ATGAGCTGTAAGCATTATAAGAATTCTCCTCAAAAATATTATAAAATTATCTCATTTGCAACATTTGTTGGTCTCCTTTATGCTTGTAGTACGACAAAAAAAGTTCCTGACGGCGAATATCTGCTTACCAAGAACACTTTTGAATTCGAAGATAAGAAAGAGTTTTTCGACGAGGAACTGAAAGATTATATACAGCAAAAACCCAATAAGAAGCAGTTTCTATTTATGCCGCTGAGTCTTGCTCTTTACAATATGGCAGACCCGAAATATGACACGATCCTGAATGAATATATGACCTACCCCCGTGAAATGAGGAATCAAAAGCTGAGGGATTCATTATTCGTTAAGTATAATATGAAAAGCAGTGTAGGGAAAAGTCTGTTTTTCGACCGTCTGCTGCACAGCTGGGGAACTCCTCCGGTCATTCTGGATCAGGGAAAAACAGAAAAAAGTGCAGAATCTGTAAAGAAAAGACTTACGTACAGGGGATATTGGGATGCGGATGTAAAATTTAAACAAAACCTGGATTCTTCATCCAAAAAGGCTGCGGTCAATTATTTCATCAAGCATAATGACCCTACCCGTATTAAGGATTATTATTACAATATTCCCGACCAGGGGATCAAAGGGTATTATACTTATAATCTCAACAGAAGCCTTGTACGTTCAGGACAGGTTCTTGATCAGACGGTACTTGAAAAAGAAGTAACGAGAATTACGGATCTGATGCGGGAGTTTGGGTTTTACAAATTTAACAACCTTAATGATGAAGTGTATTTTGTTGCTGATTCCCTGAAAAGCAGAAAAAATATTCCTCTTACCCTGGAAATACACAAAGATTCATTAGATACTCCATATAAAATCTCAACATTCGGAAATATAGATGTTGCCATTGTGGATGAGACCGGTGACTATCCTAAAAATACAAAAAAAGACAGTTTAAGGAGAATACGGTTCCATACGATGAATAATAAATACAAACTTTCATCGATCTGGAGGGCTATCATCCCGGACAGCAAAAAGGTATTTGACCAGTCTAAACTGGATGTGACGAAAAGGAATATCCTGGCCATGAACAACTTCAGCATTGTAAAAGCAAGAGACTCCCTGAGACAAGGAGGAATATCTGCTCCCAATGACAGTATTGTGGATGTTCTGTATGTTCTGAAACCGCTTCCGAAATATGAGCTTAAAGTAGGAACCGACGTCAATTACTCCCAGATACTCAATCTGGGGATATCTCCTTCTGTAGACCTTACCACCAGAAATGTTTTCGGGGGGGCAGAAAACCTTTCTACCAGTCTTTCCGGAACATTCGGATCTATAAGAAGTACTGAAGATATCAGCAAAAGGGCTCTGGCTTATGAAATTGCTGCTCAGGTATCACTTAATTTCCCGAGATTATTATTGCCTTTCAACTATTACAAATTTATCCCGAAAAGATACACCCCTACTTCGTCTATCCTTCTGGGGTCTTCGATACAGACTAATATAGGTCTGGGAAGGGTCAACTTCAATGCCGGACTGAATTACCAGTTTAATGTGAATGATCAGATCTATCATAAGCTAACACTATTCAATACACAGGTCAGTCTTACTAAAAACAAAAATGCATATTATGATTATTTCGTCAACGACGGAGTTGTAAAAGATGCCACTTTTGCCAGTTATTTTAATGAATATCCTACATACGGACAGGAATTTATCGCCGGACAGCATACGATAGATGAGGTTTCTGAGAGAATTCTAAATGATAAAGCCTATCAGGCAGGGCTTGACCAGCAGGGTCTTGACCTATTGACTACATTCAGAGGGAGTCTTATCAACAAAGAAAGACAGACGGAAGATGTCCTGATCTCTTCAATGATCTATAACTTCGTATATAGCGAAATCGGTAAAAAAGATTATCCCAATGCCTTTTATTTTAACGGAAAAGTAGAGCTTGCCGGAAATGCTTTAAGTTTATTCAACAAAAAAAGTAATGACGGCGGAGTGGTTTCCGGACCACAAAAGACCATCTTTGGAATACCTTATGCGCAATTTGTGAAATTTGATGTGGATGCAAGAAAATATTTCAAATTCAATGGAAATCAGACTTTAGTTCTCCGCCAGTTTATCGGGGTAGGTGTACCTTACGGAAATTCCAGGGATATGCCTATCATCAAATCCTATTTCAACGGAGGATCCAATGATATCAGAGCATGGGTAGCATTCGGTGGATTGGGACCTGCAGAGTCTCAGGTAGATGAAAGAGTACGTACTTACATGACAAATGACGTAAAACTGACAACCAACATAGAATACCGGATTCCTTTTAACAATATGTACGAAGGGGCTTTATTTACGGATATCGGAAATACCTGGAGCCTTCGTAATCATGAAGATGCCCATAATGATCAGTTTAAATTTAATAAATTCCTGGGTCAGATGGGTATTGGTAGTGGATTCGGATTGAGGGTGAATGTAGCTTATATCACGCTCAGATTAGACTTTGCTTATAAAATCTATGATCCTAATAAACCGCAAGGCGACCGATGGAGATTTAAAAACTTCCAGCCGTTCAAGCCTACTCTTAATATAGCTTTCGGATATCCTTTCTAA